One window of the Vicinamibacterales bacterium genome contains the following:
- a CDS encoding DUF6516 family protein encodes MKHDDEHGLEFLLAFDGRVHHLERGYWIKFEIRRVEPSEKRPHGLVYSFTLHGPDGARLIGFDNAHRASGASRSMGRQTASDHWHRTEKDPGRPYRFQGAETLLDDFFDEVERVLVERGIGTTVLSEEDTRRSR; translated from the coding sequence ATGAAACACGACGACGAGCACGGCCTTGAGTTCCTGCTCGCGTTCGATGGCCGTGTCCATCATCTGGAACGCGGCTACTGGATCAAGTTCGAGATCAGGCGTGTCGAACCGAGCGAGAAACGACCACACGGCCTGGTCTACTCCTTCACGTTGCACGGGCCAGACGGCGCGCGGTTGATCGGTTTCGACAACGCTCACCGGGCGAGCGGCGCCTCGAGGTCCATGGGGCGGCAGACGGCCAGCGACCACTGGCACCGGACGGAGAAGGACCCGGGCCGACCCTATCGATTCCAGGGCGCCGAGACGCTGCTCGACGACTTCTTCGATGAAGTCGAACGGGTTCTGGTCGAGCGAGGAATCGGAACGACGGTGCTGAGCGAGGAAGACACGCGGAGGTCAAGATGA
- a CDS encoding MarR family transcriptional regulator, which produces MKVQNLRSLREEMKAVARGERPAPTDARTASFNSVAAVVRLLTPENRRLLTVIRDRKPQSVADLAQLTGRAQPNLTRTLAKLEAAGFITITTLGRRKAPSATVKRIVVEIDPYSDRDRMRVA; this is translated from the coding sequence ATGAAGGTCCAGAATCTGCGGTCCTTGCGCGAGGAGATGAAGGCGGTCGCGCGGGGCGAGCGACCGGCGCCGACTGATGCACGGACTGCGAGCTTCAACTCGGTCGCGGCCGTCGTCAGGCTGCTGACGCCTGAGAACCGCCGGCTCTTGACCGTGATCCGGGACCGGAAGCCGCAATCGGTGGCCGACCTGGCTCAGCTGACCGGACGAGCGCAACCAAACCTGACGCGAACCTTGGCGAAGCTCGAAGCGGCCGGCTTCATCACGATCACCACGCTCGGTCGGCGGAAGGCACCCAGTGCGACGGTCAAACGAATTGTCGTGGAGATAGATCCCTATTCCGACCGGGATCGAATGCGGGTCGCGTAG
- a CDS encoding potassium-transporting ATPase subunit C: MFTQLKPGFLMMLVMTVLTGLVYPAVITVVAQVVFPDQANGSLILSNGHVVGSRLIGQAFTKPEYVHPRPSAAGSGYDASASAGSNLGPTSAKLLNGTTRTDDKKNEVVDYDGIKDRIVHYCLENDLPYDSSFPVDAFRDGRGNLDDVKLIKAFNDAKAPLVFMPKTPIPADAVTASESGLDPHISPANAQAQAARVAKSRGVSVEQVQSVIAQHTEGRTFGLLGEPRVNVLELNLDLDRRFPRVK, translated from the coding sequence ATGTTCACGCAACTCAAGCCTGGATTCCTGATGATGCTGGTGATGACGGTCCTGACCGGGCTGGTCTATCCGGCGGTGATCACCGTCGTTGCCCAAGTGGTCTTCCCCGATCAGGCCAATGGCAGCTTGATTCTCTCGAACGGGCACGTGGTGGGATCGCGGCTGATCGGGCAGGCGTTCACAAAGCCTGAGTACGTGCACCCGCGGCCATCCGCCGCCGGCAGCGGCTACGATGCCTCCGCCAGTGCGGGTTCGAACTTGGGGCCGACCAGCGCGAAGCTCCTGAACGGAACGACGAGAACGGACGACAAGAAGAACGAGGTCGTCGACTACGATGGCATCAAGGACCGCATCGTGCACTACTGCCTCGAGAATGACCTCCCCTACGACTCGTCGTTCCCTGTCGACGCATTCAGGGACGGCCGCGGCAATCTCGATGATGTGAAGCTGATCAAGGCGTTCAACGACGCCAAGGCACCGTTGGTGTTCATGCCGAAGACGCCAATCCCGGCGGATGCCGTCACGGCGTCAGAGTCAGGTCTGGACCCGCACATCAGTCCGGCCAACGCCCAGGCACAGGCGGCCCGTGTGGCGAAGTCTCGTGGAGTGTCGGTGGAACAGGTGCAGTCCGTGATCGCGCAACACACCGAGGGACGGACCTTCGGCTTGCTCGGCGAGCCGCGTGTGAACGTCCTCGAACTTAATCTGGACTTGGACCGGCGGTTCCCGCGGGTCAAGTGA
- the kdpB gene encoding potassium-transporting ATPase subunit KdpB produces MATTTTVPARPTPVVPTPVDETALIPKKLVRARPLFDPDILRRALKDSVVKLNPLTLMKNPVIFVVDVGAALVLLFLVRDIAAGARGIGFELQIDLWLWFTVVFATFAEAMAEARGKAQADTLRKTRSDSIANRRGEGGRLEKVSSSKLRAGDVVVCSAGEIIPGDGEVIDGIATVDESVITGESAPVIRETGGDRSAVTGGTRVLSDQIAITITSNPGETFLDRMIALVEGAERQKTPNEIALNIMIAGLTIIFLFAVVTLVPYATYSVTSAGAGTAPTIAVYTALLVCLIPTTIGGLLSAIGIAGMDRVMQHNVLAMSGKAVEAAGDVNTLLLDKTGTITLGSRQAVAFLPASGVTERQIADAAQLSSLADETPEGRSIVVLAKEQYGLRGRDVGAHSAKFIPFSAYTKMSGVDIEGRQLRKGATEAILAFVKEQGGRIAPDVTELSDKISRTGGTPLAVADGPKLLGVIHLKDIVKVGMKERIAQLRAMGIRSVMVTGDNPLTAAAIASEAGVDDFLAQATPKDKLEYIKREQAGGRMIAMTGDGTNDAPALAQADVGLAMNTGTTAAREAGNMVDLDSNPTKLIEVVAIGKQLLITRGALTTFSIMNDVSKYFAIIPAMFMATYPALNKLNIMYLRTPESAVLSAVIFNALIIVALVPLALRGVRYRPRSAAQMLRRNLLIYGIGGLVAPFPCIWAIDRILGLLHLA; encoded by the coding sequence ATGGCCACCACGACCACTGTGCCCGCGCGGCCGACTCCCGTCGTGCCGACGCCTGTTGACGAGACGGCGCTCATCCCGAAAAAGCTAGTTCGGGCGCGACCGCTGTTCGACCCAGACATCCTCCGCCGCGCGTTGAAGGATTCGGTCGTGAAGCTGAATCCGCTGACGCTGATGAAGAATCCGGTGATCTTCGTCGTCGATGTCGGCGCCGCACTGGTGTTGTTGTTCCTCGTTCGAGACATCGCCGCCGGCGCTCGCGGCATCGGCTTCGAGTTGCAGATCGATCTCTGGCTGTGGTTCACGGTCGTGTTCGCGACCTTTGCCGAAGCGATGGCGGAAGCCCGCGGCAAAGCGCAGGCTGACACGCTCCGCAAGACCCGAAGCGACTCCATCGCCAATCGCCGGGGAGAAGGCGGTCGCCTCGAGAAGGTCTCGTCGTCGAAGCTTCGCGCCGGGGACGTCGTGGTCTGCAGCGCGGGCGAGATCATCCCAGGCGATGGCGAAGTCATCGACGGGATCGCGACGGTCGACGAGTCGGTCATCACCGGCGAAAGCGCGCCGGTCATCCGCGAGACGGGCGGCGATCGCAGTGCCGTCACGGGCGGCACGCGCGTCCTCTCGGATCAGATCGCCATCACGATCACCTCGAATCCTGGCGAGACGTTCCTGGATCGCATGATTGCGCTCGTCGAGGGCGCCGAGCGGCAGAAGACGCCGAACGAAATTGCCCTGAACATCATGATCGCCGGGTTGACGATCATCTTCCTCTTCGCCGTCGTCACGCTCGTGCCGTATGCGACCTACAGCGTCACGTCGGCTGGCGCCGGCACGGCGCCGACGATCGCGGTCTACACCGCCTTGCTCGTCTGTCTGATTCCGACGACGATCGGCGGCCTGCTCTCGGCGATCGGCATCGCCGGCATGGATCGCGTCATGCAACACAACGTACTGGCGATGAGCGGCAAGGCGGTCGAAGCGGCCGGTGACGTCAACACGCTGCTGCTCGACAAGACCGGCACCATCACCTTGGGGAGCCGTCAGGCCGTGGCGTTCTTGCCGGCGTCCGGCGTCACCGAACGCCAGATTGCAGACGCCGCTCAGCTCTCGAGCCTGGCCGATGAGACTCCCGAGGGCCGGTCCATCGTCGTCCTCGCGAAAGAGCAGTACGGTCTTCGAGGTCGGGATGTCGGCGCCCACAGCGCGAAGTTCATTCCGTTCTCTGCGTACACGAAGATGAGCGGCGTCGATATCGAAGGCAGGCAGCTTAGAAAGGGCGCAACCGAGGCGATTCTCGCCTTCGTCAAGGAACAGGGTGGGCGCATCGCGCCTGACGTCACGGAACTCTCCGACAAGATCTCGCGGACCGGGGGCACGCCCCTCGCTGTGGCCGACGGCCCGAAGCTGCTCGGCGTCATCCACCTCAAGGACATCGTCAAGGTGGGCATGAAAGAGCGCATCGCCCAGCTCCGGGCGATGGGCATTCGCTCGGTGATGGTCACGGGCGACAACCCCCTGACCGCAGCGGCCATTGCTTCTGAAGCCGGCGTGGACGACTTCCTCGCGCAGGCCACACCGAAGGACAAGCTCGAGTACATCAAGAGAGAACAGGCGGGCGGCCGCATGATCGCCATGACGGGCGATGGCACCAACGACGCGCCAGCGCTCGCACAGGCCGATGTGGGCCTGGCCATGAACACGGGAACGACCGCGGCCCGCGAGGCCGGCAACATGGTGGACCTCGACAGCAATCCGACGAAGCTGATCGAGGTCGTCGCCATCGGCAAGCAACTGCTCATCACGCGCGGGGCCCTGACGACCTTCTCGATCATGAACGACGTCTCCAAGTACTTCGCGATTATCCCGGCGATGTTCATGGCGACGTATCCGGCGCTGAACAAGCTCAACATCATGTACCTCCGGACACCCGAGAGTGCCGTGCTCTCGGCGGTGATCTTCAACGCCCTGATCATCGTCGCCCTGGTCCCGCTGGCATTGCGAGGGGTCAGGTATCGGCCGCGGAGCGCGGCACAGATGCTGCGCCGCAACCTGTTGATCTACGGAATCGGAGGTTTGGTCGCTCCCTTCCCCTGCATCTGGGCGATCGACAGGATTCTCGGGCTGCTCCACCTGGCGTAG
- the kdpA gene encoding potassium-transporting ATPase subunit KdpA, with amino-acid sequence MTSTGFLQILVFFGLILLVTKPVGLFMSRLFQGERTFLHPVLRPIETLVYKLCGVGEDQEQRWTQYAASLLSFSLFSFLFVYGLQRLQGYLPLNPQAFGASQVPPDMAFNTAISFTTNTNWQAYGGESTLSYLVQMSALAVQNFASAAAGLAVAIALVRGFARQNTDRIGSFWVDLTRGTLYLLIPISLVAALVFCSQGAIQNFHPYTIVKTLEGATQTIAQGPVASQEAIKQLGTNGGGFFNANSGHPFESPTPFTNLVQVLLIFVLGAGLTYTFGHMVKDTRQGWALFAAMSLMFLIGVFVAYTAEQSGNPMLARLGVATAPAATQPGGNMEGKETRFGIAGSALFATVTTDASCGAVNSWHDSYTPLGGLVPLFNMQTDEVIFGGVGSGLYGMLLYAILGVFIAGLMVGRTPEYIGKKIQQKEVKMALFAILATSFLILVFSGTSIVAQFAKAGYWNPQGPAIANLNNSGPHGLSEMLYAYTSATENNGSAFAGITVNTPWYDLTLGLAMLFGRFLFMIPALAIAGSLASKKVIPTSAGTLPTHGALFVGLLVATVIVVGALTFFPALSLGPIVEHFLMNQGKLFSTMLLSFPVWS; translated from the coding sequence ATGACCAGCACCGGCTTTCTCCAGATTCTCGTGTTCTTCGGCCTGATCCTGCTCGTCACAAAGCCGGTCGGGCTCTTTATGTCGCGGCTGTTCCAGGGCGAGCGCACGTTCCTGCATCCGGTGCTGCGGCCGATCGAGACGCTCGTCTACAAGCTGTGCGGGGTCGGAGAGGATCAGGAACAACGGTGGACACAATACGCCGCGTCCCTCCTGTCCTTCAGCCTCTTCTCGTTCTTGTTCGTGTACGGGCTCCAGCGGCTGCAGGGCTATCTTCCTCTGAATCCGCAGGCCTTCGGCGCGTCTCAGGTGCCTCCCGACATGGCGTTCAACACCGCCATCAGCTTCACCACGAACACGAACTGGCAGGCGTACGGCGGAGAGTCGACGCTGAGCTACCTGGTGCAGATGTCGGCACTGGCCGTGCAGAACTTCGCGTCTGCGGCGGCGGGGCTTGCCGTGGCGATTGCGTTGGTCCGCGGCTTTGCCCGTCAGAATACGGACCGGATCGGCAGTTTCTGGGTCGATCTGACGCGCGGGACACTCTACCTTCTGATCCCGATCTCCCTCGTCGCCGCCCTTGTCTTCTGCTCGCAAGGCGCCATCCAGAACTTCCATCCGTACACGATCGTCAAGACGCTGGAAGGGGCGACGCAGACCATTGCGCAAGGCCCCGTCGCGTCCCAGGAAGCGATCAAACAGCTCGGGACCAACGGTGGCGGCTTCTTCAACGCCAACTCCGGGCACCCATTCGAGAGTCCGACCCCGTTCACGAACCTCGTTCAAGTCCTGTTGATCTTCGTGCTCGGCGCGGGCCTCACCTACACGTTCGGCCACATGGTCAAGGACACCCGACAAGGCTGGGCTCTGTTCGCCGCGATGTCGCTGATGTTCCTGATCGGCGTCTTCGTGGCGTATACCGCTGAACAGTCGGGCAATCCGATGCTCGCCAGGCTGGGCGTGGCAACCGCTCCGGCCGCCACGCAGCCGGGCGGGAACATGGAGGGCAAGGAAACCCGCTTTGGGATCGCCGGCTCGGCGCTCTTCGCCACGGTCACGACGGATGCGAGCTGTGGTGCCGTGAACAGCTGGCACGACAGCTACACGCCGCTCGGCGGTCTCGTGCCGCTGTTCAACATGCAGACCGACGAGGTTATCTTCGGCGGCGTCGGCTCGGGTCTCTACGGCATGTTGCTCTACGCCATCCTGGGGGTCTTCATTGCCGGCCTCATGGTCGGCCGCACACCCGAGTACATCGGCAAGAAGATCCAGCAGAAGGAAGTCAAGATGGCGCTGTTCGCCATTCTGGCGACGTCGTTCCTGATCCTCGTGTTCTCCGGCACCAGTATCGTGGCGCAGTTCGCCAAGGCTGGCTACTGGAATCCCCAGGGCCCGGCCATCGCCAATCTGAACAACTCAGGCCCGCATGGATTGAGCGAGATGTTGTACGCCTACACGAGCGCGACGGAGAACAACGGCAGCGCGTTTGCGGGCATTACCGTCAACACGCCGTGGTATGACCTCACCCTGGGTCTTGCCATGTTGTTCGGCCGCTTTCTCTTCATGATTCCCGCTCTGGCGATTGCGGGCAGCCTCGCCAGCAAGAAGGTGATTCCGACCTCGGCCGGCACCCTGCCCACGCACGGCGCGCTCTTCGTTGGCTTGCTCGTGGCGACGGTCATTGTCGTCGGCGCCCTGACGTTCTTCCCGGCGCTCTCGCTCGGCCCGATCGTCGAACACTTCCTCATGAACCAGGGCAAGCTCTTTTCGACGATGCTCCTGTCGTTCCCGGTGTGGAGTTAA
- a CDS encoding outer membrane beta-barrel protein yields the protein MSNTLRRRGTVLGGVLVGLLAAHVGLSSAWAQTASPMPAQDRPAPSPPPDTAKPKPAEPFAFADFTWLTGNPRTKDSPLDTRAFTGEFRVDTNYTYSFNRPQDDTISGSSEIFRHAEVQLTQLGIGGDFHVDNVRGRLMTQFGMYSQTTPRNDASPARGQWNLDSAYRYISEGYGGYHWDKMHGINVDAGIFMSYVGLWSYYQFDNWTYQPSYVSSNTPWFFNGVRIQFFPSDKLKIEPWIVNGWQSYGRFNHAPGVGGQILWRPNGSVSVTANNYWGVDTLGNPDRKRIHTDDSIQVKYHDQPDATISKAAFTFTFDAGCEYGGGVSCGGGTPASPSQTFLGFMAYHRMWFDHDRYAFTVGGGAIDNPGRYLVLMPPINGATAFSGTPYFTANPGDPYTAWDVQTTFDYMPSQFVTFRFEGTHRAANVPYFSGPGGVTPPGGNTGPAGSRVPDWAPDLQKSENRVTVAVLVTF from the coding sequence ATGAGCAATACCTTGAGGCGGCGAGGGACCGTCCTCGGCGGAGTGCTGGTGGGCCTGCTGGCGGCACACGTGGGTCTCTCATCGGCCTGGGCTCAGACTGCGTCCCCAATGCCCGCGCAAGACCGGCCGGCGCCGTCTCCGCCTCCCGACACCGCCAAGCCCAAGCCGGCCGAGCCGTTCGCGTTCGCGGACTTCACGTGGCTGACCGGCAACCCGCGAACGAAGGATTCGCCGCTCGACACGAGGGCGTTCACGGGCGAGTTCAGGGTCGACACGAACTACACGTACAGCTTCAACCGCCCGCAGGACGACACGATTTCCGGTTCGAGCGAGATCTTCCGCCACGCTGAGGTGCAGCTCACGCAGCTGGGCATCGGCGGCGACTTTCATGTCGATAACGTGCGCGGACGGTTGATGACCCAGTTCGGGATGTACTCCCAGACGACGCCACGTAACGACGCCAGCCCGGCGCGGGGCCAGTGGAACCTCGACAGTGCCTACCGGTACATCTCAGAAGGGTACGGCGGCTACCACTGGGACAAGATGCATGGCATCAACGTCGACGCTGGCATCTTCATGTCGTATGTCGGCCTGTGGAGCTACTACCAGTTCGACAACTGGACCTACCAGCCGTCCTATGTCTCCTCGAACACACCGTGGTTTTTCAACGGTGTGCGGATCCAGTTCTTCCCGAGCGACAAGCTGAAGATCGAGCCGTGGATCGTCAACGGCTGGCAGTCGTACGGCCGCTTCAACCACGCACCGGGGGTCGGCGGCCAGATTCTGTGGCGGCCGAACGGTTCGGTGTCGGTGACGGCCAACAACTACTGGGGCGTCGACACGTTGGGGAATCCGGACCGCAAGCGCATTCACACCGATGACAGCATCCAGGTGAAGTACCACGACCAGCCGGACGCCACCATCTCGAAGGCAGCGTTCACTTTCACGTTCGATGCCGGATGTGAGTATGGTGGCGGGGTCAGTTGCGGCGGTGGCACACCGGCCAGTCCTTCCCAGACGTTTCTCGGCTTCATGGCCTACCACCGGATGTGGTTCGATCACGATCGGTACGCCTTCACCGTGGGCGGCGGCGCGATCGACAACCCCGGGCGATACCTGGTCCTCATGCCGCCGATCAATGGCGCAACGGCCTTCTCGGGCACGCCGTACTTCACCGCAAATCCCGGCGATCCCTACACGGCCTGGGATGTCCAGACGACGTTCGACTACATGCCGAGCCAGTTCGTGACGTTCCGTTTTGAAGGGACTCATCGCGCGGCCAACGTCCCGTACTTCTCGGGCCCTGGAGGCGTGACGCCGCCCGGCGGAAACACCGGGCCGGCTGGATCGCGCGTCCCTGATTGGGCGCCCGATCTTCAGAAGTCCGAGAACCGCGTCACCGTCGCCGTGCTCGTCACATTCTAG
- a CDS encoding universal stress protein, protein MQQLIERSSQTPDVAGPSSSGREACHLEFGDVYVIFTSPEDTLRAVRVARRLARAMTRGVTLVHFRSVDFGAPLEEPSGLSPVQMEDFKARLKADGGDTRVRVCLCRDPRQAIPSVLSAHSLIVIGGRHRWWSTRSDRWRRTLEALGYVVVFVND, encoded by the coding sequence ATGCAGCAACTCATCGAACGTAGTTCGCAGACCCCGGATGTCGCCGGGCCCTCCTCGTCCGGCCGCGAGGCCTGCCATCTCGAGTTCGGCGACGTCTACGTCATCTTCACCTCGCCCGAAGACACCCTGCGCGCCGTTCGGGTGGCCAGGCGTCTGGCGCGCGCGATGACGCGCGGAGTCACCCTCGTCCACTTCCGGTCGGTCGATTTCGGGGCACCGCTGGAGGAACCCAGCGGCCTCTCGCCGGTCCAAATGGAAGACTTCAAGGCCCGGCTCAAGGCGGACGGCGGCGACACTCGCGTCAGGGTTTGCTTGTGCCGCGATCCACGGCAGGCGATTCCGTCGGTGCTTTCGGCCCATTCACTGATCGTGATTGGCGGCCGCCACCGCTGGTGGTCAACTCGCTCGGACCGGTGGCGCCGAACGCTCGAGGCTCTGGGCTACGTCGTCGTGTTCGTGAACGACTGA
- a CDS encoding response regulator transcription factor, translating to MSGGRILVVDDDPQIRRVLKVTFSGQGFEVDDAKNGEVALDKLRESRFDLVLLDINMPGMNGLDVCRTIRATSEIAVIMLTVRDSEADAVEALDAGADDYVTKPFKPSELSARIRAALRRSPGGQGPAGRVVLGAVTVDFDTREVTARSRRLRLTPKEFDVLRYFVTHANKVLSHRQVLQAVWGPDYGDQVDYLRVVVNQLRKKLEPRPSTPAYLLTEPWVGYRLHLPPEQGRES from the coding sequence ATGAGCGGCGGGCGGATTCTCGTGGTGGACGACGACCCGCAAATTCGGCGAGTGCTGAAAGTGACGTTCAGCGGTCAGGGGTTCGAAGTCGATGACGCCAAGAACGGCGAGGTAGCACTCGACAAGCTCCGTGAATCCCGTTTCGACTTGGTGCTGCTCGACATCAACATGCCCGGCATGAACGGGCTGGACGTGTGCCGGACGATTCGAGCTACCTCCGAGATCGCGGTCATCATGCTCACCGTTCGAGACAGCGAGGCCGACGCGGTCGAGGCCCTTGACGCGGGAGCCGATGACTATGTGACGAAGCCGTTCAAGCCGTCCGAGCTGTCGGCACGCATTCGGGCGGCGCTCCGGCGCAGCCCCGGAGGACAAGGCCCGGCCGGACGCGTCGTGCTGGGGGCGGTCACCGTGGACTTCGACACCCGGGAGGTGACCGCTCGAAGCCGGCGCCTGCGCCTGACACCGAAGGAATTCGACGTGCTGCGGTATTTCGTCACGCACGCCAACAAGGTGCTGTCGCACCGGCAGGTGCTTCAAGCGGTCTGGGGCCCGGACTACGGCGACCAGGTCGACTATCTTCGCGTGGTTGTCAACCAGCTGAGGAAGAAGCTCGAACCCAGGCCCTCTACGCCCGCCTACCTCCTCACCGAGCCCTGGGTCGGCTACCGCCTGCACCTGCCACCCGAACAGGGTCGAGAATCCTAA
- a CDS encoding ATP-binding protein, whose translation MTRRVALLARIALSVGSVAAITALYFSLLSVNPTTVALSYVVVVLLVATAWGIAEAMASSLVATLCFNIFFLPPVGTLTIADPQNWVALAGFVVTAIVASQLSGRARNRNVEALSRQRDLERLYALSRALLLSPARPSVPAAMVRHIAESFDLDTVAVFDHRTGTVAWSGPTEVASINQKLREVARQAVSVREGPMVVMAIQLGGAPIGSLAIPDAGLTDTVVQSIANLAAIGLERGRSQDAAASAEASRHSSELRATVLDALAHEFKTPLTSMTVAAADLRSSVPGARNQELAAIIDEGLDRLQSLVTDAVQMVRVDAGDFDLRVDFDDLSAIVVSAVRKFEPRLDGHTIVTSLPETLPARVDRDLVGLALRQLLDNAVKYSPPASAIAITGRANPATVDLVVQNAGPPIPEREQSRLFERFYRGANANQMPGTGMGLAIVQHIAQAHGGTVSVASSSERGTAFTMSLPTDGASR comes from the coding sequence GTGACCCGCCGTGTCGCCCTCCTCGCCCGGATCGCGCTCTCCGTTGGTTCAGTCGCCGCGATCACCGCGCTGTACTTCTCGTTGCTGTCCGTGAACCCGACGACCGTCGCGCTGAGCTACGTCGTCGTGGTCCTCCTCGTCGCGACGGCATGGGGCATCGCCGAGGCGATGGCTTCCTCGCTGGTCGCCACACTCTGTTTCAACATCTTCTTCTTGCCGCCGGTCGGCACCCTGACGATTGCCGATCCTCAGAACTGGGTGGCCCTTGCCGGATTCGTCGTGACGGCGATCGTCGCCAGCCAGCTGTCGGGTCGCGCGCGGAACAGGAATGTCGAGGCGCTCTCCAGACAGCGCGATCTCGAGCGCCTCTACGCGCTCAGTCGGGCGCTGCTGCTGTCGCCCGCCCGTCCGTCGGTGCCCGCGGCCATGGTCCGCCACATCGCCGAGTCGTTCGACCTCGACACGGTTGCCGTGTTCGATCACCGAACCGGGACCGTGGCGTGGTCGGGGCCGACGGAGGTGGCGTCCATCAACCAGAAGCTCCGGGAGGTCGCGCGACAGGCCGTGTCGGTGCGCGAGGGACCGATGGTAGTGATGGCCATCCAGCTCGGCGGTGCGCCAATCGGAAGCCTGGCCATTCCGGACGCCGGACTCACCGATACCGTGGTGCAGTCGATCGCCAACCTGGCCGCGATCGGCTTGGAGCGCGGTCGCAGCCAGGACGCCGCCGCGAGCGCGGAAGCCTCCAGGCACAGCAGCGAGCTGCGCGCCACGGTGCTGGATGCGCTCGCCCACGAGTTCAAGACCCCGCTGACGTCGATGACCGTGGCTGCTGCCGACCTCCGGTCGAGCGTCCCTGGGGCGCGCAACCAGGAATTGGCAGCCATCATCGACGAAGGCCTCGACCGCCTGCAGTCGCTCGTGACCGATGCGGTGCAAATGGTCCGAGTCGATGCCGGTGATTTCGACCTGCGGGTCGATTTCGACGACCTCTCGGCCATCGTCGTGTCAGCGGTCCGGAAGTTCGAACCGCGGCTCGACGGCCACACGATTGTCACGAGCCTTCCAGAGACGCTGCCTGCGCGGGTGGACCGGGATCTCGTCGGGCTAGCCCTGCGCCAGTTGCTCGACAACGCGGTCAAGTACTCGCCGCCGGCGTCGGCGATCGCGATCACCGGACGCGCGAACCCCGCCACCGTGGACCTGGTCGTCCAGAACGCTGGGCCTCCGATCCCCGAGCGCGAACAAAGTCGTCTCTTCGAGCGCTTCTATCGGGGCGCGAACGCGAACCAAATGCCTGGAACCGGCATGGGACTCGCCATTGTCCAACATATTGCCCAGGCCCACGGCGGCACGGTGAGCGTGGCGAGTTCGTCCGAACGGGGCACCGCGTTCACGATGTCGCTGCCGACAGACGGAGCCTCGCGATGA
- a CDS encoding LuxR C-terminal-related transcriptional regulator codes for MTHVRLTPRELTNLQLLAEGKANPEIANALAISNRTFKTHLGHLFEKLSVTSRTEAIKVAARRGLVRLE; via the coding sequence GTGACCCATGTGCGGCTCACGCCGCGAGAACTCACGAACTTACAGTTGCTGGCGGAGGGCAAGGCGAACCCGGAAATCGCCAATGCGCTCGCCATCAGCAACCGCACGTTCAAGACCCACCTTGGACACCTGTTCGAGAAGCTGAGCGTCACGAGTCGCACGGAGGCGATCAAGGTCGCGGCCCGCCGAGGGCTCGTCAGGTTGGAGTAG
- a CDS encoding response regulator transcription factor: protein MPPRRCRSPSARTSCCGPSARPSLQHPEGRTTTHFGPSARCVCEIDDGHRREVVAEAGNGVEAVRAFEHHRPDITLLDPRMPEMEGVEAVQRVRALDPAARIIVLTTDDTDDEIARALNAGAKAYLLKDISAEDLVRCIRTVLAGKTYLVPAAAE from the coding sequence GTGCCGCCACGGCGCTGCAGAAGCCCTTCAGCGCGAACGAGTTGCTGCGGGCCGTCGGCTCGGCCCTCGCTTCAGCACCCTGAAGGAAGGACGACGACCCACTTCGGCCCGAGCGCACGGTGCGTTTGCGAGATTGATGACGGCCATAGGCGCGAGGTCGTAGCTGAAGCCGGCAACGGTGTCGAGGCCGTTCGTGCCTTCGAACACCATCGGCCGGATATCACGCTCCTCGACCCCCGGATGCCCGAGATGGAGGGCGTCGAGGCCGTCCAGCGGGTCCGCGCGCTCGATCCCGCCGCGCGCATCATCGTGCTCACGACGGACGACACCGACGACGAGATCGCGCGCGCGCTCAACGCGGGAGCGAAGGCCTACCTGCTGAAGGACATCTCGGCGGAGGATCTCGTCCGCTGCATCCGCACGGTCCTGGCCGGGAAGACGTATTTGGTGCCGGCGGCGGCCGAGTAG